Part of the Ziziphus jujuba cultivar Dongzao chromosome 8, ASM3175591v1 genome is shown below.
CAGTCAGTTCAGGTACAGGTCTTGTCCCTCCAAGCTTTGAAGACATTTTTTATTCACAAATTGCTGCAGGAAAAGACCATGTTTGTGCCATTAGAGGGGATTATTTCTCAAGAACAGATCTTGGCCCAGTTGACTGTTGGCAATTTGGCCAACCGATGAGCAATAGCTCAAACAACATGACCTTTGTTGATAACTTTTTATTTCATGATCCCTCCATTGATGGGTTTGCTTTCAGGAAGATTGTTTCTGGGGAGGGTTTCACTTGTGGTGTTGTTAAGGAAGGTGGTGTAATTTGCTGGGGACCCCAATCCGCAAACATGGGATTTTCCTCTATTTCAGGTAATTTCAAGACTTTGGTTTCAAGTAGGAACTCTGTTTGTGGGATTTCCAGTGTATCTTGGGAAGTAGAATGTTGGGGTAAAGCTGATGAATTTGGTGGAATTCCACCAAATGGTACTCGCTTTGTGGGTTTATCTGCTGGTGCACAGCACTACTGTGGAATACGTGAGGATGATCATATCGTTGACTGCTGGGGAATCTACAATGCTTCATTAGTACCAAAAGGTTCTGGGTTTATGTCAATTGCTTCATCAGATCATACTACTTGTGGGATTAGAGAGGTTGATTTGGTTCTTGATTGTTGGGGTGTTCATGGGCAGTCTCCACCAGACTATAGCCCACCTCTGCAATTGTGCAGTCCAGGTGTTTGTTCTCCTGGCTCATGTTCTTCCGGGAAGTTCGCGTTCAATGCTAGTGTCTTGGATGAGCCAGGATTGACCAGTTTGTGTCATAGACATGATCTGAAAATTTGCTTGCCTTGTGGGACTAAATGTTCTCAAGGCTATTTTCTTTCAAGTCCATGTAGTGAGAATGCAGATAGAACATGCACTGCCTGTTCACTTTGCCAGAACAGCTCTTGTTTGGTTGTCTGCGGGATTTCATCTTCGTTTTCGAGGATTCCAGAGAAGAAGCAGCAAGAGATGATAAGGAAATTGATAATCATCATTGGTTCAACGTTGTTGGTTTCTTTGCTAGTTTTAATAGGGTGGTATATTCTTCCTTGGATGATCAAAACGAAGGATGAAGAAGGTGATCAGCACCACTTCAAATTTTGTGCAGGAAAGCCAGTGGTTGAGGCTGACACTGAAATAAGTCTACAAACATCACTTTCAGCTAGTGAGTTTGTCAGAACAATCCAAGTCTTCCGGCTTTCAGAACTAAAAGATGCCACACATGGCTTCAAGGAATATAATGAGCTAGGAAGGGGAAACTTCGGTTTTGTCTACAAAGCTGTTCTTTCTGATGGATATCAGGTAGCAGTCAAAAGGGCTAATGCAGCCACTATAATTCACACAAATATCAGGGAGTTCGAGGTAGAACTCGAAATTCTGTGCAACATTCGACACAGCAATGTGGTGAACTTGTTGGGTTATTGTGCAGAAATGGGGGAAAGGCTGCTGGTTTTTGAGTTCATGCCACATGGAACACTTCATGATCATCTCCATGGAGAACTCTCACCACTAGATTGGAACCTGAGGTTGAAAATTTCATTGCAAGCTGCAAAAGGGCTTGAATACCTTCACGAAGTAGTAAAACCTCCCATGATTCATAAGGATGTAAAGACTTCAAACATTCTTCTGGACTCTGAGTGGGGAGCGAGAATTTCGGACTTCGGGCTGATGAGTGCCAGTGACAAGGATCTTGATGGAGATATGGAAGGTGATGTTTACAATTTTGGAATTGTTCTGCTTGAGATACTTAGTGGAAGAAAAGCTTATGACAGAGATTGTACACCTTCAGGAATTGTTGAATGGGCCTTGCCAGTAATAAGGCAGGGAAAAGCAGCTGCAATTATCGACCGCAATGTGGCTCTACCAAGAAATGTTGAACCATTGCTGAAACTTGCTGATATTGCAGAGCTTGCTTTGAGAGAAGATCATAGTATGCGCCCAAATATGTCTGAAATTGTATGTTTGTTGGATCAGAATATGAAGGGTGGATTGACGAtgtaattaaacatatatttgatttttgaggAGAAAGATCTGTTTTCGGCCTTTTTGTTATCTTGGTTATAATGtgcattttcattctttttagaTTATTTTCTGCTTTTCACAAAGTGAAGGACACAAAATCTCCATTTCATTCATGTATTTCAGCAATTCTTGAAaggaaaatgatatatatatatatagatatatatagacatatatatagtgTACTGCTGAAGGGTAATAATAcacattacatatataaatacatatactaTGTTTTAAAATATACGCAATTCGAaaggaatataaatatatgagagGGAGTAAACCTTCTGAAGTGACAACATAGaagttttttctccttttttttaagCACTATAAATGTCTGTGCGTGGATTGGCATGAGTATCTAATTTCAGAAGGAGAATGATGCAGTAAGAAATTATGATTGGGATAAAAATTATTCCAATCTCATGTTGATGCTGCAGTAAACAAGATTAAAATATGGCAATAAACGGGACTAAAAAAATTTGGCCCCCACACACTTACACTAATAAGATACAACT
Proteins encoded:
- the LOC107413641 gene encoding serine/threonine-protein kinase-like protein CCR2 — protein: MPIQRYHFGSPIFFLFLLLLPLTPFTAFGYGLMGPIAAAFGNNGFFCAIDASGEQEIICWDKNNKSTTSSSSSSSSTPYLGSPPPMASLSGGEGFMCGITSNASKAYCWSTVSSGTGLVPPSFEDIFYSQIAAGKDHVCAIRGDYFSRTDLGPVDCWQFGQPMSNSSNNMTFVDNFLFHDPSIDGFAFRKIVSGEGFTCGVVKEGGVICWGPQSANMGFSSISGNFKTLVSSRNSVCGISSVSWEVECWGKADEFGGIPPNGTRFVGLSAGAQHYCGIREDDHIVDCWGIYNASLVPKGSGFMSIASSDHTTCGIREVDLVLDCWGVHGQSPPDYSPPLQLCSPGVCSPGSCSSGKFAFNASVLDEPGLTSLCHRHDLKICLPCGTKCSQGYFLSSPCSENADRTCTACSLCQNSSCLVVCGISSSFSRIPEKKQQEMIRKLIIIIGSTLLVSLLVLIGWYILPWMIKTKDEEGDQHHFKFCAGKPVVEADTEISLQTSLSASEFVRTIQVFRLSELKDATHGFKEYNELGRGNFGFVYKAVLSDGYQVAVKRANAATIIHTNIREFEVELEILCNIRHSNVVNLLGYCAEMGERLLVFEFMPHGTLHDHLHGELSPLDWNLRLKISLQAAKGLEYLHEVVKPPMIHKDVKTSNILLDSEWGARISDFGLMSASDKDLDGDMEGDVYNFGIVLLEILSGRKAYDRDCTPSGIVEWALPVIRQGKAAAIIDRNVALPRNVEPLLKLADIAELALREDHSMRPNMSEIVCLLDQNMKGGLTM